In Apium graveolens cultivar Ventura chromosome 10, ASM990537v1, whole genome shotgun sequence, the following are encoded in one genomic region:
- the LOC141690821 gene encoding secreted RxLR effector protein 161-like produces MDKTHPLTTPIVVRSLEVENDPFRPKKLDEETLRPEVPYLSAIGALMYLANNTRPDIAFAVNLLAKFSSDPTKRHWDGIKYIYRYLRGTIDLGLFFPNNSRSRLVGYADAGYMSDPHFGRSQTGYLFTYCDTAISWKSTKQTMAATSSNHAELLEIHEASRECMWLRSVIQHI; encoded by the coding sequence ATGGACAAAACTCATCCACTAACCACACCAATTGTTGTTCGATCACTCGAGGTTGAAAATGATCCTTTCCGTCCTAAAAAACTAGATGAAGAGACTCTTAGACCTGAAGTTCCATATCTCAGTGCAATTGGCGCTCTCATGTATCTTGCAAACAACACACGACCTGATATTGCATTTGCGGTGAACCTGTTGGCAAAATTTAGTTCTGACCCTACTAAAAGGCATTGGGATggaataaaatatatatacagATATCTTCGAGGGACAATCGATCTTGGACTATTCTTCCCAAATAATTCAAGATCACGGCTAGTTGGATATGCAGATGCTGGATACatgtcagatcctcattttggGCGATCACAAACAGGTTACCTATTTACATATTGTGATACTGCTATCTCTTGGAAGTCTACAAAACAGACTATGGCTGCAACTTCATCAAACCACGCAGAGTTACTAGAAATTCATGAAGCAAGCAGAGAATGTATGTGGCTAAGGTCGGTCATTCAACATATTTGA